The following proteins come from a genomic window of Dermacentor albipictus isolate Rhodes 1998 colony chromosome 8, USDA_Dalb.pri_finalv2, whole genome shotgun sequence:
- the LOC139048473 gene encoding uncharacterized protein, with the protein MDSLRAPGPLNMTGEASKNWQTFKQRFELFLAASEPDDKKRSVSSKTALFLSVAGEDAIEIFNTLSFAEGEDKADYATVIKKFDDYFKLQTNEVHERYIFRKRVQSQGEPFEHFLRDLKQQARACNFGALQDSMVRDQIVYGTNDDKVREKLLRDCELTLQKAEHVCKAAETSALRQETWERGQKQVDTIRSACSNPKMAQAKMYKCFKCGRTHQPRDCPAYGRTCRKCQRRNHFAICCRATKLVGEIQDHEDDFSVLEVSTRAVISERDWMVQMNVNNVSVELKVDTVSQVNLMPVGIYKRMRPSPEMKQSSVVLHSYGGDTIKHLGVIQTEVTLGDRTVPLEFFVVRKGRAILRLQATERLGLLSRVHSVSQDDCEEIVKEFRHIFTGTGCVNKVYHMVLRDNAEPVIQPVRRVPLALTEPLRGELERMEHAGITTKVTEPTDWVSSSSWPTCCPVPQPRQRPATSTATM; encoded by the exons ATGGATTCATTGAGAGCGCCTGGTCCGTTAAACATGACGGGAGAAGCGAGCAAGAATTGGCAGACGTTCAAGCAGAGATTCGAACTCTTCCTTGCGGCATCAGAGCCGGATGACAAGAAGCGATCAGTGTCGTCGAAGACAGCGCTGTTTCTCAGTGTCGCAGGTGAGGACGCCATCGAGATATTTAATACGCTGAGCTTCGCAGAAGGCGAAGACAAGGCCGACTACGCGACGGTGATCAAGAAATTTGACGATTACTTCAAGCTGCAGACCAACGAAGTACATGAACGCTACATATTTCGGAAGAGAGTTCAAAGCCAAGGTGAGCCATTTGAACACTTCCTGCGGGACCTGAAGCAACAAGCACGGGCGTGCAATTTCGGCGCGCTTCAGGATTCTATGGTCCGAGACCAGATTGTGTACGGAACCAACGACGACAAGGTGAGAGAAAAGCTTCTCAGGGACTGTGAGTTGACATTGCAGAAGGCTGAGCACGTCTGCAAGGCAGCCGAAACATCGGCTCTCCGCCAAGAAACTTGGGAACGAGGTCAAAAGCAAGTAGACACCATTCGCAGTGCATGCTCGAATCCAAAAATGGCGCAAGCCAAAATGTACAAATGCTTCAAGTGCGGACGCACGCATCAGCCTAGAGACTGTCCCGCGTACGGACGAACGTGCAGAAAATGCCAAAGGAGAAACCACTTTGCGATTTGCTGCAGAGCCACCAAGCTGGTCGGTGAAATTCAAGATCACGAAGATGACTTCAGCGTCTTAGAGGTGTCTACAAGAGCAGTCATAAGCGAACGCGACTGGATGGTTCAAATGAACGTCAATAACGTTTCGGTCGAACTAAAAGTCGATACAGTGTCTCAGGTCAATTTGATGCCCGTTGGAATATACAAAAGGATGCGCCCAAGCCCTGAAATGAAGCAAAGCAGCGTGGTGCTGCATTCGTACGGTGGAGACACGATCAAACATCTTGGAGTCATCCAAACGGAAGTAACGCTGGGTGACCGAACTGTTCCTCTCGAATTTTTTGTGGTGCGCAAAGGTCGCGCAATCCTACGCCTACAAGCAACCGAGCGACTTGGACTGCTCTCGCGCGTCCACAGCGTATCACAGGACGACTGTGAAGAAATCGTGAAAGAATTTCGTCACATTTTCACTGGGACAGGCTGCGTGAACAAAGTGTATCACATGGTGCTTCGAGACAACGCCGAGCCAGTCATTCAACCAGTTCGACGCGTACCGTTGGCCCTGACAGAACCATTACGGGGTGAACTTGAGAGGATGGAGCACGCCGGAATCACCACAAAAGTCACCGAGCCTACTGACTGG GTAAGCAGCTCCTCCTGGCCGACATGCTGTCCCGTGCCACAACCAAGACAACGGCCTGCGACCTCGACAGCAACGATGTAG